Proteins encoded together in one Anticarsia gemmatalis isolate Benzon Research Colony breed Stoneville strain chromosome 1, ilAntGemm2 primary, whole genome shotgun sequence window:
- the LOC142974488 gene encoding zinc finger protein 532-like gives MDMMESSEKHSIKSLIFTKALPNYVIPIPTNGHKLYACTDCGDKFIFESSLNDHISRKSAIISYMCRHCNTLRVFYNRCNLLFHIRSHSFKSATINVSDLKIEPLPMSNVLTKSILPVATTSNSNLTTSVSSKSSKPASNITIGCFECKANICVTGTPYKDRVSHFMKPTNELFGCPICLFALPTICGLKMHLRLHLKRYPYYCPECGIPLTQKNVVYPYHHDCQGFKRMRATARLDCSVPQCVIFHPNEYKEHMKKHHLKQVYKCPFCVVACFSEPTMTKHLKGHNTRAKPLIFFQCDICPGKYVMQNPKVSDEHLKSHKNKYIYPCWACGSTFRDILNLLKHFIKKHNTSTAVRDALNYFIDDTNVPQRNKPNRIYRVVKRCDQCNRSFTYKCKFEEIQMLPNECPFKCTSTMESNITPESGKGGASDDKIVCYLCKARISEDWSEIKKHFGQVHKAHKCVDPEILITKMDFQKYFAHKKNTSNKSNGAICKRNKNKQLTSVRVSSTSPVASTSKEQSELYECSMCGTQYGHRETFENHIKTHKDPCMAYQCMECGQSFVVKPSFSKHLLLEHGISDAEHYITNKKCYNEDALKKYQQDSVISDEPLGENQCNICRDQFDGPEDLEKHYRVHGMAFLLKNTSKNNNSL, from the exons ATGGACATGATGGAAAGTTCAGAAAAACAcagtattaaaagtttaatatttaccAAAGCATTGCCTAACTATGTAATACCTATACCTACCAATGGGCACAAGCTCTATGCATGTACGGACTGTGGAGACAA atttattTTCGAGTCCAGTTTGAATGATCACATCAGTCGCAAGTCTGCCATTATCAGTTATATGTGCCGCCACTGCAATACTCTGCGAGTTTTTTATAACAGATGTAATCTACTGTTTCACATAAGATCACATTCATTCAAATCAGCAACAATCAACGTTTCGGATTTAAAAATAGAGCCCTTGCCTATGAGTAATGTACTTACCAAATCTATATTACCTGTCGCCACAACGAGTAACTCTAATTTAACGACTTCCGTCAGCTCTAAAAGCAGTAAACCTGCTTCTAATATAACGATTGGCTGCTTTGAATGTAAAGCAAACATATGTGTCACAGGCACTCCATATAAAGATCGAGTCAGTCATTTTATGAAACCAACGAATGAACTTTTTGGCTGCCCGATATGTCTATTTGCTCTGCCAACTATTTGTGGTCTCAAAATGCATCTACGCCTTCATCTAAAGCGCTACCCGTATTATTGCCCGGAATGTGGAATTCCTTTGACGCAGAAGAACGTGGTCTACCCATATCATCATGATTGTCAAGGGTTCAAAAGAATGAGAGCGACGGCTAGACTAGACTGCTCTGTGCCCCAGTGTGTTATCTTTCATCCCAATGAATATAAAGAACACATGAAAAAACATCATCTGAAACAAGTTTATAAATGTCCATTTTGTGTCGTTGCTTGTTTTAGTGAACCAACTATGACGAAGCATTTGAAAGGGCACAATACCAGGGCAAAACCATTGATTTTCTTCCAGTGTGATATATGCCCCGGTAAATATGTAATGCAAAATCCAAAAGTGAGTGACGAACATTTAAaaagccataaaaataaatatatttatccgTGTTGGGCTTGCGGTTCTACTTTCAGAGACATATTGAACTTACTGAAGCATTTCATCAAGAAACACAATACCAGCACTGCCGTAAGAGacgctttaaattattttattgatgataCTAACGTACCACAGCGTAACAAACCTAATAGAATTTACAGAGTTGTTAAAAGATGTGATCAATGTAACAGAAGTTTTACCTATAAATGCAAATTTGAAGAAATACAGATGCTACCGAACGAATGTCCTTTTAAGTGTACTTCTACTATGGAGTCAAACATTACACCTGAATCAGGAAAGGGTGGGGCTAGTgatgataaaattgtatgttacTTGTGTAAAGCGAGAATCTCAGAAGACTGGagtgaaataaaaaagcattttgGACAAGTACATAAAGCGCACAAGTGTGTGGACCCTGAAATCTTGATAACAAAAATGGACTTCCAAAAATATTTcgctcataaaaaaaatactagcaaTAAAAGTAACGGTGCTATatgtaaaagaaacaaaaacaaacaattaacatCAGTCCGTGTCTCATCAACTTCTCCAGTTGCGTCAACATCTAAAGAGCAGAGTGAACTTTATGAGTGCAGCATGTGCGGTACTCAATATGGACATAGAGAAACCTTCGAGAACCACATAAAAACTCACAAGGATCCTTGTATGGCCTACCAATGCATGGAATGCGGACAAAGTTTCGTAGTGAAGCCTTCATTTTCGAAGCATTTGTTGTTAGAGCATGGCATTTCAGACGCTGAACATTatattaccaataaaaaatgctaCAATGAGGATGCTTTAAAGAAATACCAACAAGACTCTGTAATATCAGATGAACCTTTAGGTGAAAATCAATGCAATATTTGCCGTGATCAATTCGACGGCCCAGAAGATTTGGAGAAACATTATAGAGTTCACGGCATGGCCTTTCTCTtgaaaaatacatcaaaaaataataatagtttgtgA
- the LOC142974021 gene encoding cilia- and flagella-associated protein 161-like, with the protein MYNNSVLVGNWSEERLKNEYEFMLFLRKRDRRELLLQKSRNLFSNLLKERPLAISGAIVLYGYNVQLVASDMPAKMNASGKPQYGLAMSTLVRERQVDYMQNICDGCLMTLSPITTPCCRNTFVIISAQDESLYGVKMNYGDEFLLRAENYGDPKAAPLYVRYTPAGTPEPADRMPIRLSATKDSNCRFTTMPLLPCDRLEGLGSPVKTGARLIIKNCVADKSLCVMNQHWMQTFFGPEYGVTCRNYVDIHKRYTAENIFTMVSDVATKSKD; encoded by the exons atgtACAACAATTCCGTTCTTGTTGGAAATTGGAGCGAAGAAAGGCTTAAAAATGAG TACGAATTCATGTTGTTCTTAAGAAAGCGTGACAGACGTGAATTGTTACTGCAAAAGTCGAGAAATTTATTCAGCAACCTGCTCAAAGAG AGACCACTGGCAATAAGTGGAGCAATCGTGTTGTATGGTTACAACGTTCAATTGGTAGCATCTGATATGCCAG CAAAAATGAACGCTAGCGGTAAACCACAATATGGTCTGGCGATGTCAACCTTAGTACGTGAGCGTCAAGTGGATTACATGCAGAACATCTGCGATGGATGCCTGATGACCCTGTCGCCTATTACGACGCCATGCTGCCGCAATACCTTTGTTATAATCAg TGCTCAGGATGAAAGTCTTTATGGTGTTAAAATGAATTACGGTGACGAATTTTTGCTGAGGGCTGAGAATTACGGAGATCCTAAg GCAGCACCATTGTATGTGCGGTACACACCAGCCGGTACTCCGGAACCGGCGGATCGTATGCCGATCAGGCTCAGTGCTACGAAGGACTCCAACTGCCGGTTCACCACTATGCCTCTACTGCCATGTGATCGCCTTGAAGGATTAGGTAGCCCTGTAAAG ACTGGTGCCAGGCTTATCATAAAAAATTGTGTCGCAGACAAAAGTTTGTGCGTCATGAATCAACACTGGATGCAAACGTTTTTTGGGCCT GAGTATGGAGTGACTTGCCGGAACTACGTGGACATTCATAAAAGATATACAGCTGAGAACATTTTCACCATGGTTAGTGATGTCGCAACCAAATCGAAGGATTAG
- the LOC142973951 gene encoding cilia- and flagella-associated protein 161-like, with translation MEKDKGIVYCNRVRLGNWYEAATLEEYKLNKFLEQMKKGDLMLARFRKMSENLKKPTVLTQTSGSIAFGSKISLYAPHVPDSDPPVEGKKGLLLGGRISSNDITYSQELEDGCSVVVLPDTTPAERNTFVITSADYCDREGEPLKYNQEFLLTLSSSLNKKPLYVRYDPNPIPGLCGQYPLYLSHHYVSNTRWRVLPTQGPNITRFEQEGNPVMVNTDVVINHCATNLNLGVNVGCWAMGFYGKLCTPLMKTCLDVYGKELPNNIWQIYVPLAE, from the exons ATGGAGAAAGATAAAGGAATTGTTTATTGTAACCGAGTTCGTCTCGGTAATTGGTATGAAGCGGCGACCTTGGAAGAG TACAAATTGAACAAATTCTTGGAACAAATGAAAAAAGGTGATCTGATGCTGGCAAGATTTCGTAAGATGTCTGAGAATCTTAAGAAGCCAACGGTTCTTACGCAGACATCAGGGTCTATTGCATTTGGCTCCAAGATCTCGCTGTATGCACCACACGTACCAG ATTCGGATCCTCCAGTCGAAGGCAAGAAAGGACTCCTGCTAGGAGGTCGAATATCCTCGAATGATATAACTTATTCCCAAGAATTGGAGGACGGGTGTTCGGTTGTTGTGCTTCCGGATACAACGCCAGCTGAAAGAAATACATTCGTGATCACGAGTGCCGACTATTGTGATCGAGAGGGGGAACCGTTGAAATATAACCAAGAATTTCTTTTAACATTGTCGTCGTCACTGAATAAGAAG CCTTTATACGTAAGGTATGATCCGAATCCTATTCCGGGTTTGTGCGGCCAGTACCCGCTGTACCTGAGTCATCATTATGTTTCCAATACCCGCTGGAGAGTATTGCCCACCCAGGGACCTAACATCACTAGGTTTGAACAAGAAGGGAACCCAGTAATG gtcaACACAGATGTCGTTATAAATCATTGTGCGACAAATCTTAATTTAGGTGTTAATGTTGGCTGTTGGGCAATGGGCTTTTATGGAAAA CTTTGCACCCCTTTAATGAAGACCTGCCTCGATGTATAT